CTAAGCGATCGCCTCACACTCAAAGGGTGTACCGGCGTGACATTGAGAATTTTCTCGCTGATCTGGGTACGGAATTGGGAAAATTCCTAACGCTCGATCGCCATGGTGCTTATGCCCTAGTTTCCCGCTATAAAGGGGATTTACTCCAAAAGGGGTTAAAATCAGCAACGATTAACCGACGGTTAGCCGCTATCAAGTCATTAGTCTGTTTTGCTTATAATTGCGGTCATTCTGAATTTATGCTTGAGTCTGTTAAGGGTGAGAAGCTGTCAGCGTACCGAGATACGACCGGGGTTGATTGCGAGACGTTTAAACGGGTTTTAGGGGGGATCGATCGCACGTCTCTAAAAGGCATCCGGGATTATGCCCTAATGCTGCTTCTTTGGTCTAATGCCCTCCGGCGATCGGAAGTGTCTAAGGCTAATATTTCTGACTTTGACCCCGTGACCAAAACCTTGAAAATTTTTGGCAAGGGTAGGGGTAACAATGCTGAAACCGTCTCTCTTGGAATTGGCACGGTCACGGCGATCGAGTCTTGGCTGTCAGCAAGGGGGGAACATCAACCCGATAAGGCTTTATTTGTGTCAGTCAATCCCGGTTATAAAGACGGCCGCCTATGCACTCAGTCTATTTATGATATTGTGAGCGATCGCTGTCAGGCCGCAGGCATAACTAAGGCTATGAGTCCTCATAGAATCAGACACAGTTCTATCACAGCGGCCCTAGAGGCAACCGGGGGGGATGTTAGACGGGT
The sequence above is a segment of the Microcystis wesenbergii NRERC-220 genome. Coding sequences within it:
- a CDS encoding tyrosine-type recombinase/integrase, which encodes MNSRIVPINPKLSHLSPVSPSIDWDRVLSDWLATKRSPHTQRVYRRDIENFLADLGTELGKFLTLDRHGAYALVSRYKGDLLQKGLKSATINRRLAAIKSLVCFAYNCGHSEFMLESVKGEKLSAYRDTTGVDCETFKRVLGGIDRTSLKGIRDYALMLLLWSNALRRSEVSKANISDFDPVTKTLKIFGKGRGNNAETVSLGIGTVTAIESWLSARGEHQPDKALFVSVNPGYKDGRLCTQSIYDIVSDRCQAAGITKAMSPHRIRHSSITAALEATGGDVRRVQKLSRHSSLNTLLIYDDNRKNHQGEVTDLLDGLV